The following proteins are encoded in a genomic region of Synechococcus sp. CBW1002:
- a CDS encoding peptidylprolyl isomerase: MQERSPSISALQQDLARIDRAIDEQQQRWLQRQRDAEAVFAIVEARLNSLSASLPTGQAPKPVQSSWPEQARQEPAPLALPEGLDEPEAELVNWLERQGTSSAHENLPAVLAQYPALRDAVRVRLRARLASEVVIDAQDWSPMAAELWQGLPGQPPRDPNSGWIEAVPLALRSMLEERWLHLRLQRWCDLHYGDRILAYFQESSAALEKVVFSMIRVESHGTALELYLRLLDEGASFHDLARQFATGDERLSLGVIGPRRLAGLHPDLQAALSRLALGELHEPLRIDDWFVLLRLESRIPAQFDQDTRQQLLQEMLDHDLDAVLTGRQPPFAAHLKAVQPQRLFPES, translated from the coding sequence GTGCAGGAACGATCCCCTTCCATCTCAGCACTGCAACAGGACCTCGCTCGGATTGATCGGGCCATTGACGAGCAGCAGCAGCGTTGGCTTCAGCGTCAGCGGGATGCCGAGGCCGTCTTTGCGATCGTGGAGGCGCGGCTGAATTCCCTGTCTGCGTCTTTGCCAACTGGACAGGCTCCTAAGCCTGTCCAATCCTCCTGGCCAGAGCAGGCCAGGCAGGAGCCTGCCCCCTTGGCCCTGCCGGAAGGCCTGGATGAGCCGGAGGCCGAGCTGGTGAATTGGCTGGAGCGGCAGGGCACGTCGTCCGCCCACGAGAATCTTCCTGCTGTGTTGGCCCAGTATCCTGCGTTGCGGGATGCTGTGCGCGTGCGTCTTCGCGCCAGGTTGGCCTCAGAAGTTGTGATTGATGCACAGGACTGGTCGCCCATGGCGGCTGAGCTGTGGCAGGGATTGCCGGGTCAGCCACCCCGGGATCCGAACAGCGGCTGGATCGAGGCAGTGCCTCTGGCCCTCCGCTCGATGTTGGAGGAGCGTTGGCTCCATTTGCGTCTGCAACGCTGGTGCGACCTCCATTACGGCGACAGAATCCTGGCCTACTTTCAGGAGAGCAGCGCTGCCCTTGAGAAGGTGGTGTTCAGCATGATTCGAGTGGAGAGCCACGGCACTGCCCTTGAGCTGTACCTGCGCCTGCTGGATGAGGGTGCCTCCTTTCATGACCTGGCTCGGCAGTTCGCAACGGGTGACGAGCGACTCAGCCTGGGAGTGATTGGTCCACGTCGCCTGGCTGGACTGCATCCGGATCTCCAGGCTGCCCTGAGTCGGCTGGCACTCGGTGAGCTGCACGAACCGTTGCGCATCGATGACTGGTTCGTGTTGCTTCGCTTGGAATCCCGCATTCCAGCCCAGTTTGATCAGGACACCCGCCAGCAGTTGCTTCAGGAGATGCTGGATCACGACCTTGACGCGGTGCTGACTGGCCGTCAGCCTCCCTTCGCAGCTCACTTGAAGGCTGTGCAGCCTCAGCGTCTGTTCCCTGAGTCGTGA